Proteins encoded in a region of the Vicia villosa cultivar HV-30 ecotype Madison, WI linkage group LG5, Vvil1.0, whole genome shotgun sequence genome:
- the LOC131605914 gene encoding probable CCR4-associated factor 1 homolog 11: MSNSKEVIIREVWAFNVDYEFSLIRQTICQHHFISMDTEFPGVIHSPKTDRRRLQACDHYRYLKANVDELKLIQVGLTLSDGKGNLPDFGSNKSYIWEFNFCDFDVNRDPCNEDSIDMLRRQGINFERNLYHGVDSRRFAHLMFSSILVFNKSITWVTFSSAYDFGYLVKILTRMNLPNKLEDFLSIVEVLFGKSVYDMKHMMKFCNSLYGGLERVATTLNVGRAVGKSHQAASDSLLTWHAFNKMMKTYFKNDEAPKHAGVLFGLETAA; encoded by the coding sequence ATGAGCAACTCGAAAGAAGTTATAATACGCGAGGTGTGGGCATTCAATGTCGATTATGAATTTAGTCTCATTCGCCAAACAATCTGTCAACACCATTTCATCTCAATGGATACGGAATTCCCCGGCGTTATTCATTCGCCTAAAACCGACCGACGTCGTCTCCAAGCCTGTGATCACTAtcgttatttgaaagcgaatgtTGACGAGCTTAAGCTCATTCAAGTGGGTCTTACCCTCTCGGATGGAAAGGGAAATCTTCCTGACTTTGGAAGTAACAAGAGCTACATATGGGAATTTAACTTCTGCGACTTTGATGTTAATCGTGATCCCTGCAACGAAGACTCCATTGATATGCTTCGCCGTCAAGGGATTAACTTTGAGCGCAATTTATATCACGGTGTGGATTCAAGGCGTTTCGCTCATCTGATGTTCTCCTCTATACTTGTTTTCAACAAATCAATCACTTGGGTCACGTTTAGTAGTGCTTATGATTTCGGATATCTGGTGAAGATATTGACCCGAATGAATTTACccaacaagttagaggattttcTAAGTATTGTAGAGGTATTGTTTGGAAAAAGTGTTTATGATATGAAACACATGATGAAGTTCTGCAACTCTCTCTATGGTGGTCTCGAGCGAGTGGCTACGACCCTTAATGTGGGTCGGGCGGTTGGAAAGTCTCACCAAGCTGCATCGGATAGTCTGTTGACGTGGCatgcattcaacaaaatgatgaagactTATTTCAAAAATGATGAAGCTCCCAAGCATGCAGGAGTGTTGTTTGGATTAGAAACTGCTGCTTAG